From a region of the Panicum virgatum strain AP13 chromosome 2K, P.virgatum_v5, whole genome shotgun sequence genome:
- the LOC120695252 gene encoding uncharacterized protein LOC120695252: protein MVNPVIRQICLARVLINGSNTLNIIFAKTLEDMGFDMTKLVPSAQAFYGIILGAGSTPFGKVTLPITFGTRDNYRTESIIYEVASFETSYHTILGRPALTKFMEIPNQMYLLLKMPAPNGVLSIQGDIQMSHSCETKNINIAEAMERTTNQALVALASKDLMKDQL, encoded by the coding sequence ATGGTGAACCCTGTGATCCGCCAGATCTGTCTGGCCAGGGTGCTCATCAATGGCAGCAACACCCTGAATATCATCTTCGCCAAGACATTGGAGGACATGGGCTTCGACATGACCAAGCTGGTCCCCTCTGCCCAGGCTTTCTATGGCATCATCCTGGGTGCCGGTTCGACTCCGTTCGGCAAGGTCACCCTCCCCATCACCTTCGGCACTCGGGACAACTACAGAACCGAGTCCATCATCTACGAGGTGGCGTCATTTGAGACTTCCTACCACACCATACTTGGGAGACCAGCTCTCACCAAGTTCATGGAAATTCCAAATCAAATGTATCTTCTCCTAAAGATGCCGGCTCCGAACGGAGTCCTCTCCATCCAAGGTGACATCCAGATGTCTCACTCCTGTGAGACAAAGAACATCAACATCGCCGAAGCCATGGAGAGGACGACCAACCAAGCTCTAGTCGCTCTGGCGTCAAAGGACCTCATGAAGGATCAACTCTAG